In a genomic window of Carettochelys insculpta isolate YL-2023 chromosome 19, ASM3395843v1, whole genome shotgun sequence:
- the LOC142023251 gene encoding C-C motif chemokine 4-like, which produces MAKAAGFVCALFLLAFFCCQSQAQKAAGVPDKCCFTFQASRLKKGSIVSWYLTSPECSHPAVVFQTRIGKEICANPSKAWVRKYQRFFKPISLSHAR; this is translated from the exons ATGGCCAAGGCAGCTGGGTTTGTCTGCGCGCTGTTCCTGCTGGCTTTCTtctgctgccagagccaggctcAGA AGGCCGCCGGCGTGCCGGACAAGTGCTGCTTCACCTTCCAGGCAAGCAGGCTCAAGAAAGGCAGCATCGTCAGCTGGTACCTCACCAGCCCCGAGTGCTCCCACCCCGCCGTGGT ATTCCAGACTCGAATCGGCAAAGAGATCTGTGCCAACCCCAGCAAGGCCTGGGTGAGGAAATACCAGAGGTTCTTCAAGCCTATCTCCCTGTCTCACGCCAGGTAG
- the LOC142023321 gene encoding LOW QUALITY PROTEIN: C-C motif chemokine 3-like (The sequence of the model RefSeq protein was modified relative to this genomic sequence to represent the inferred CDS: substituted 1 base at 1 genomic stop codon): MKVASLALAMLLLVALWTGTHSDTITVQTSTCCFKENFVAKKIPPKFIRSCRFTGPNCSRQAMIVTLIKGKEVCVDPMQMQLAKCKGKXEKTLKDAQTTHQPQNMSLV, encoded by the exons ATGAAGGTTGCGTCCTTGGCCCTGGCAATGCTGCTCCTGGTGGCTCTGTGGACTGGCACCCACAGCGATACCA TCACTGTCCAGACCTCAACCTGCTGCTTCAAAGAAAATTTTGTTGCTAAAAAAATTCCTCCAAAATTCATCAGAAGTTGCAGATTCACAGGGCCGAACTGCTCCCGCCAGGCCATGAT aGTGACACTCATCAAAGGGAAGGAAGTCTGTGTTGATCCCATGCAGATGCAGCTGGCAAAATGTAAAGGAAAGTGAGAAAAAACCCTTAAGGATGCCCAGACTACACATCAGCCGCAGAACATGAGCTTGGTGTAA